A window of the Rhodospirillaceae bacterium genome harbors these coding sequences:
- a CDS encoding type II toxin-antitoxin system HicB family antitoxin, which yields MHKYEIILYWSNEDRAFIAEVPELPGCMAHGDTQEAALRNVNEAMDFWIDTARELGDRVPEPKGERLMLA from the coding sequence ATGCACAAGTACGAAATCATTCTCTATTGGAGCAACGAAGACCGGGCGTTCATCGCCGAAGTCCCGGAATTGCCGGGATGCATGGCGCATGGCGACACGCAGGAAGCCGCGCTCCGGAATGTAAACGAGGCGATGGATTTCTGGATCGATACGGCCCGGGAACTCGGCGACCGGGTGCCGGAGCCGAAAGGCGAGCGCCTGATGCTCGCGTAG
- a CDS encoding FAD-binding protein, whose product MALQIHRTVEHRPESRIDEAVGILKQRFGDRLSTSESVREQHGKGEDHHPVVPPDAVFYAESTEEVAEAVGVCAEYRVPVIPFGTGTSLEGHVAALNGGLCIDLTRMDAVLEVNAEDLDCRVQPGVTRKQLNEYLRDTGLFFPIDPGADASIGGMTATRASGTNAVRYGTMRENVLGLTVVTADGRVVRTAQRARKSSAGYDLTRLFVGSEGTLGVITEITLRLYGIPESIVSALCAYPSLEAAVNTVIETIQLGIPVARIEIADEVQMKATNDYSGTDLPVAPMLWFEFHGTEAGTAEQAEMVKAISDEWGGGDFQWTASAEERAKLWQARHDAAYAAKNIRKGAEVWATDVCVPISRLAECIVETQNDIRENDLIAPIVGHVGDGNFHLVLIADKEDADEMARANAVNERLVHRAIAMEGTCTGEHGIGMGKMDFLIAEHGEAVSLMRMIKKALDPDDIMNPGKILRV is encoded by the coding sequence ATGGCCCTGCAGATACACCGCACGGTCGAGCACCGGCCGGAGTCGCGGATCGACGAGGCGGTCGGTATCCTCAAACAGCGGTTCGGCGACCGGCTTTCAACCTCCGAATCGGTGCGCGAGCAGCACGGCAAGGGCGAGGACCATCACCCGGTCGTGCCGCCGGACGCCGTGTTCTACGCCGAATCGACCGAGGAGGTCGCCGAGGCGGTCGGGGTCTGCGCCGAATACCGGGTGCCCGTGATCCCCTTCGGCACCGGCACGTCGCTGGAAGGCCATGTCGCGGCGCTCAACGGCGGCCTGTGCATCGACCTGACGCGCATGGACGCGGTGCTGGAGGTCAACGCCGAAGACCTGGACTGCCGCGTCCAGCCCGGCGTCACCCGCAAGCAGCTCAACGAATATCTGCGCGACACCGGCCTGTTCTTCCCGATCGATCCGGGCGCCGACGCCTCGATCGGCGGCATGACGGCGACCCGCGCCAGCGGCACCAACGCGGTGCGCTACGGCACCATGCGCGAGAACGTCCTCGGCCTCACCGTCGTCACCGCCGACGGCCGGGTCGTCAGGACGGCGCAGCGCGCGCGCAAATCCTCGGCCGGCTACGACCTGACCCGCCTGTTCGTCGGCTCCGAGGGCACGCTGGGCGTGATTACCGAGATCACGCTGAGGCTCTACGGCATCCCCGAATCCATCGTCTCGGCCCTGTGCGCCTATCCCTCGCTGGAGGCGGCGGTCAACACGGTGATCGAGACCATCCAGCTCGGCATCCCGGTCGCGCGCATCGAGATCGCCGACGAAGTGCAGATGAAGGCGACCAACGACTATTCGGGCACCGACCTGCCGGTCGCGCCGATGCTGTGGTTCGAATTCCACGGCACCGAGGCGGGCACGGCCGAGCAGGCCGAGATGGTCAAGGCGATCTCCGACGAGTGGGGCGGCGGCGATTTCCAGTGGACGGCGAGCGCCGAGGAGCGGGCGAAGCTGTGGCAGGCGCGCCACGACGCCGCCTACGCCGCCAAGAATATCCGCAAGGGCGCGGAAGTGTGGGCGACCGACGTCTGCGTGCCGATCAGCCGGCTCGCCGAATGCATCGTCGAGACCCAGAACGACATCCGCGAGAACGACCTGATCGCGCCCATCGTCGGCCATGTCGGCGACGGCAACTTCCATCTGGTCCTGATCGCCGACAAGGAAGACGCGGACGAGATGGCCCGGGCCAACGCGGTCAACGAGCGCCTGGTCCACCGCGCCATCGCCATGGAAGGCACCTGCACCGGCGAGCACGGCATCGGCATGGGCAAGATGGACTTCCTGATCGCCGAGCACGGCGAGGCGGTCTCGCTCATGCGCATGATCAAGAAGGCCCTCGACCCGGACGACATCATGAACCCGGGCAAGATTTTGCGGGTGTAG
- a CDS encoding LD-carboxypeptidase, with protein MKIAIVAPSNRIDQSLVEWVKAIAAAQFADRPFAQRPELSFHPQCFLSSGHFAGTDRERAAAFLEVANDPAVDAVWFARGGYGAGRLLPHIEGALAPPALEKTYLGYSDAGNMLALLMKAGVADLAHGPMPTDIRRNDGEAALRRALSWLVDLDPETVEPSARNGAPAVAFNLTVLGHLIGTPWQPDLAGRVVMVEDIDEYMYRLDRALWQVLSAPGMDRIAGLRLGRCGEIPENDPDYVLTEVEMARERCAAAGVPYLGRADIGHDAANKIVPMGG; from the coding sequence ATGAAAATAGCCATCGTCGCGCCGAGCAACCGCATAGACCAGTCCCTGGTCGAATGGGTCAAGGCCATTGCTGCGGCACAGTTCGCCGACCGGCCGTTCGCCCAGCGGCCGGAGTTGTCGTTCCACCCGCAATGCTTCCTGTCGTCGGGCCATTTCGCCGGAACCGATCGGGAGCGCGCCGCGGCCTTCCTGGAAGTCGCCAACGATCCCGCGGTCGACGCCGTCTGGTTCGCCCGCGGCGGCTACGGCGCCGGTCGGCTCCTGCCGCATATCGAGGGCGCGCTTGCTCCGCCGGCGCTGGAGAAGACCTATCTGGGCTACAGCGACGCCGGCAACATGCTGGCGCTGCTGATGAAAGCCGGCGTCGCCGATCTGGCGCACGGGCCGATGCCGACGGACATCAGGCGCAACGACGGGGAGGCGGCCTTGCGCCGCGCGCTCTCCTGGCTGGTCGATCTCGATCCGGAGACCGTCGAGCCCTCGGCGCGAAACGGCGCGCCGGCCGTGGCCTTCAACCTGACGGTGCTCGGCCACCTGATCGGCACGCCCTGGCAGCCCGACCTCGCCGGGCGGGTCGTGATGGTCGAGGATATCGACGAATACATGTACCGGCTCGACCGGGCGCTCTGGCAGGTCCTGTCCGCCCCGGGCATGGACCGGATCGCCGGCCTGCGCCTCGGCCGCTGCGGCGAGATCCCGGAGAACGATCCCGATTATGTCCTCACCGAAGTGGAAATGGCGCGGGAGCGCTGCGCCGCCGCCGGCGTTCCGTATCTCGGCCGCGCCGATATCGGCCACGACGCGGCGAACAAGATCGTGCCGATGGGCGGGTGA
- a CDS encoding AMP-binding protein — protein MPTLPDFAERTPDKPALIMAGSGEIVTYADLEARSNQFAHLLRALGIRAGDHIAFFVENHPRFFELCWGAKRAGLYYTAISSYLTAGEVAYIVNDCGARLFVSTNYKRDAAIAVPPLCPKLEHCLMIGGAADGFASYEDAVAAQPESRIADEVEGTDMLYSSGTTGRPKAVKRPLQGMAFGEHDGALAMLADAVGLHRDMVYLSPAPLYHAAPLRYNMASVARGATSVVMERFDAAHSLALIERHRVTHSQWVPSMFVRMLKLPEAERTRHDLSSHVTAIHAAAPCPIPVKEAMIDWWGPILLEYYGGTESNGLTLINTEEWLQHRGSVGRPVVGVLHIVGEDGADLPAGETGTVYFSDGPPFEYFNDPARTAEAYNERGWSTLGDIGYLDGDGYLYLTDRRAFTIISGGVNIYPQEIENLLITHPTVADVAVIGVPSEEFGEEVKAVVQPLAMTDAGDALAGDLIAFARAALGAIKVPRSVDFMDALPRHPTGKLYKRLLKDRYWGKRDSRIV, from the coding sequence ATGCCGACCCTGCCCGATTTCGCCGAACGGACGCCCGACAAGCCCGCGCTGATCATGGCCGGCAGCGGCGAGATTGTGACCTATGCGGACCTGGAGGCGCGCTCCAACCAGTTCGCCCACCTGCTGCGCGCGCTCGGCATCCGGGCCGGCGACCACATCGCCTTCTTCGTCGAGAACCATCCGCGCTTCTTCGAGCTGTGCTGGGGCGCCAAGCGGGCCGGGCTCTACTATACGGCGATCAGCTCGTACCTCACCGCCGGCGAGGTCGCCTACATCGTCAACGACTGCGGCGCCCGGCTGTTCGTCTCGACGAACTACAAGCGCGACGCGGCGATTGCCGTGCCGCCGCTGTGCCCGAAGTTGGAGCATTGCCTGATGATCGGCGGCGCAGCGGACGGCTTCGCCTCTTACGAGGATGCCGTCGCCGCCCAGCCGGAAAGCCGGATCGCCGACGAAGTCGAAGGCACGGACATGCTCTATTCGTCCGGCACCACCGGCCGGCCCAAGGCGGTCAAGCGGCCGCTCCAGGGCATGGCGTTCGGCGAGCACGACGGGGCGCTCGCCATGCTGGCCGACGCGGTCGGTCTGCACCGCGACATGGTCTACCTGTCGCCGGCGCCGCTCTATCACGCCGCGCCGCTGCGCTACAACATGGCCTCGGTTGCGCGCGGCGCGACCAGCGTGGTCATGGAGCGATTCGACGCCGCGCACAGCCTGGCGCTGATCGAACGCCACCGGGTCACCCACAGCCAGTGGGTGCCGAGCATGTTCGTGCGCATGCTGAAATTGCCGGAGGCCGAGCGGACAAGGCACGACCTGTCGAGCCACGTCACGGCGATCCACGCCGCCGCGCCCTGCCCGATTCCGGTCAAGGAAGCGATGATCGACTGGTGGGGGCCGATCCTGCTCGAATATTACGGCGGCACGGAGAGCAACGGGCTGACGCTGATAAACACCGAAGAGTGGCTGCAGCACCGCGGCTCGGTCGGCCGGCCGGTCGTCGGCGTGCTCCACATCGTCGGCGAGGACGGCGCGGACCTCCCGGCCGGCGAGACCGGCACGGTCTATTTCTCGGACGGGCCGCCCTTCGAATATTTCAACGATCCGGCGCGCACCGCCGAGGCCTACAACGAGCGCGGCTGGTCGACTCTCGGCGACATCGGCTACCTGGACGGAGACGGCTATCTCTATCTCACCGACCGGCGTGCCTTCACCATCATCTCCGGCGGCGTGAATATCTATCCGCAGGAGATCGAGAACCTGCTGATTACCCATCCGACGGTCGCCGACGTGGCGGTGATCGGCGTGCCCAGCGAGGAATTCGGCGAAGAGGTAAAGGCGGTGGTCCAGCCGCTGGCGATGACGGACGCCGGCGACGCGCTGGCCGGCGACCTCATCGCCTTCGCGCGCGCCGCCCTGGGCGCGATCAAGGTCCCGCGCAGCGTCGACTTCATGGACGCCCTGCCCCGCCACCCGACCGGCAAACTCTACAAGCGCCTCCTCAAGGACCGCTACTGGGGCAAGCGAGACAGCCGGATCGTTTAG